One segment of Lytechinus variegatus isolate NC3 chromosome 13, Lvar_3.0, whole genome shotgun sequence DNA contains the following:
- the LOC121426272 gene encoding polyribonucleotide 5'-hydroxyl-kinase Clp1-like isoform X2, translating into MAEGEEIEHLEGGKEYILSQDNELRFEVENNEIVQMEIKEGLAEVFGSELMKNRIYKFSSGSKVAVFTWQGCKIILRGKTEVAYVSKETPMVMYLNTHAALEQMRQQAELEATRGPKVMVVGPGDVGKSTVCRLLLNYAVRVGRRPTFIELDVGQGSVSVPGTVGALLVERPADVEQGFALTAPLVYHFGATSPGINMKLYQILTAKLAEVFAMRCKTNTRIAQSGCVINTCGWVKGDGYQCIKYAAQAFEVDVIIVLDQERLYNELVRDMPSFVKIVLQPKSGGVVDRSQAFRRFTRDEKVREYFYGFNCCYYPHSFEVKFADVEIYKVGAPPVPNSCLPLGMTPEDNQTKLVPVNPGPEIVHHLLSVSLADSKDDDLISTNVAGFIVITNVDMDRKTFTVLSPAPRPLPRRYLLLSDVRFMDIK; encoded by the exons ATGGCGGAGGGAGAGGAAATTGAACATTTGGAG GGCGGCAAAGAGTACATACTTTCTCAAGACAACGAACTGCGATTTGAAGTCGAAAACAATGAAATCGTACAAATGGag atcaaagAGGGTTTGGCAGAAGTGTTTGGCTCGGAGCTGATGAAGAATAGAATATACAAGTTTTCCTCAGGTTCCAAAGTAGCAGTATTCACATGGCAGGGATGCAAGATTATA CTTCGAGGGAAGACGGAGGTAGCGTACGTTTCCAAAGAAACGCCCATGGTGATGTATCTGAACACGCATGCCGCTCTGGAGCAAATGAGACAACAGGCTGAACTTGAGGCTACTAGGGGACCAAAG GTGATGGTTGTCGGACCGGGAGACGTCGGGAAGAGCACAGTATGCCGATTATTATTAAACTATGCAGTCAGGGTTGGGAGGAGACCTACTTTTATTGAATTAGATGTGGGTCAG GGTTCTGTATCTGTGCCTGGTACCGTAGGAGCCTTGCTGGTAGAGAGACCAGCCGACGTAGAGCAAGGTTTCGCCCTCACCGCCCCTCTAGTCTATCACTTCGGTGCTACCTCACCCGGCATCAATATGAAACTCTATCAGATTCTCACTGCCAAGCTTGCCGAGGTCTTTGCAATGCGGTGTAAAACAAATACAAGAA TTGCTCAGAGTGGGTGTGTCATCAATACGTGTGGTTGGGTCAAAGGTGACGGCTACCAATGTATCAAATATGCAGCTCAGGCATTTGAAG TTGATGTCATCATCGTTCTAGACCAGGAGAGGTTGTACAATGAACTGGTCCGGGACATGCCTTCATTCGTCAAGATTGTGTTACAACCAAAATCCGGTGGG GTTGTGGATAGATCTCAGGCTTTCAGGCGGTTCACGAGAGACGAGAAAGTTCGGGAGTACTTCTACGGCTTTAACTGCTGTTATTATCCACATTCCTTTGAAGTCAAATTTGCTGATGTAGAAATCTACAAGGTCGGAG CTCCTCCGGTTCCTAATTCTTGCCTACCTCTTGGAATGACACCCGAAGATAATCAAACCAAACTAGTTCCCGTCAATCCAG GTCCAGAGATTGTTCACCATCTACTTAGTGTAAGTCTAGCTGATTCCAAAGACGATGATCTAATATCAACCAATGTAGCAGGGTTCATTGTCAT TACCAACGTGGACATGGATAGGAAGACATTCACCGTGCTTTCGCCTGCTCCTCGACCGTTACCACGGCGATACCTCCTCCTTAGCGATGTACGTTTCATGGATATCAAATGA
- the LOC121426272 gene encoding polyribonucleotide 5'-hydroxyl-kinase Clp1-like isoform X1 — MEPPEEIPAENAKDCSNWEELKAQASLGAEGGKEYILSQDNELRFEVENNEIVQMEIKEGLAEVFGSELMKNRIYKFSSGSKVAVFTWQGCKIILRGKTEVAYVSKETPMVMYLNTHAALEQMRQQAELEATRGPKVMVVGPGDVGKSTVCRLLLNYAVRVGRRPTFIELDVGQGSVSVPGTVGALLVERPADVEQGFALTAPLVYHFGATSPGINMKLYQILTAKLAEVFAMRCKTNTRIAQSGCVINTCGWVKGDGYQCIKYAAQAFEVDVIIVLDQERLYNELVRDMPSFVKIVLQPKSGGVVDRSQAFRRFTRDEKVREYFYGFNCCYYPHSFEVKFADVEIYKVGAPPVPNSCLPLGMTPEDNQTKLVPVNPGPEIVHHLLSVSLADSKDDDLISTNVAGFIVITNVDMDRKTFTVLSPAPRPLPRRYLLLSDVRFMDIK, encoded by the exons ATGGAACCCCCTGAAGAAATACCCGCTGAAAATGCAAAAGATTGCTCAAATTGGGAAGAGTTAAAAGCTCAGGCCAGTCTAGGAGCAGAG GGCGGCAAAGAGTACATACTTTCTCAAGACAACGAACTGCGATTTGAAGTCGAAAACAATGAAATCGTACAAATGGag atcaaagAGGGTTTGGCAGAAGTGTTTGGCTCGGAGCTGATGAAGAATAGAATATACAAGTTTTCCTCAGGTTCCAAAGTAGCAGTATTCACATGGCAGGGATGCAAGATTATA CTTCGAGGGAAGACGGAGGTAGCGTACGTTTCCAAAGAAACGCCCATGGTGATGTATCTGAACACGCATGCCGCTCTGGAGCAAATGAGACAACAGGCTGAACTTGAGGCTACTAGGGGACCAAAG GTGATGGTTGTCGGACCGGGAGACGTCGGGAAGAGCACAGTATGCCGATTATTATTAAACTATGCAGTCAGGGTTGGGAGGAGACCTACTTTTATTGAATTAGATGTGGGTCAG GGTTCTGTATCTGTGCCTGGTACCGTAGGAGCCTTGCTGGTAGAGAGACCAGCCGACGTAGAGCAAGGTTTCGCCCTCACCGCCCCTCTAGTCTATCACTTCGGTGCTACCTCACCCGGCATCAATATGAAACTCTATCAGATTCTCACTGCCAAGCTTGCCGAGGTCTTTGCAATGCGGTGTAAAACAAATACAAGAA TTGCTCAGAGTGGGTGTGTCATCAATACGTGTGGTTGGGTCAAAGGTGACGGCTACCAATGTATCAAATATGCAGCTCAGGCATTTGAAG TTGATGTCATCATCGTTCTAGACCAGGAGAGGTTGTACAATGAACTGGTCCGGGACATGCCTTCATTCGTCAAGATTGTGTTACAACCAAAATCCGGTGGG GTTGTGGATAGATCTCAGGCTTTCAGGCGGTTCACGAGAGACGAGAAAGTTCGGGAGTACTTCTACGGCTTTAACTGCTGTTATTATCCACATTCCTTTGAAGTCAAATTTGCTGATGTAGAAATCTACAAGGTCGGAG CTCCTCCGGTTCCTAATTCTTGCCTACCTCTTGGAATGACACCCGAAGATAATCAAACCAAACTAGTTCCCGTCAATCCAG GTCCAGAGATTGTTCACCATCTACTTAGTGTAAGTCTAGCTGATTCCAAAGACGATGATCTAATATCAACCAATGTAGCAGGGTTCATTGTCAT TACCAACGTGGACATGGATAGGAAGACATTCACCGTGCTTTCGCCTGCTCCTCGACCGTTACCACGGCGATACCTCCTCCTTAGCGATGTACGTTTCATGGATATCAAATGA